One Glycine max cultivar Williams 82 chromosome 4, Glycine_max_v4.0, whole genome shotgun sequence DNA segment encodes these proteins:
- the BRI1B gene encoding brassinosteroid receptor precursor produces the protein MKALYRSSLLLLLLLFISVCFASSSSPVTQQLLSFKNSLPNPSLLPNWLPNQSPCTFSGISCNDTELTSIDLSSVPLSTNLTVIASFLLSLDHLQSLSLKSTNLSGPAAMPPLSHSQCSSSLTSLDLSQNSLSASLNDMSFLASCSNLQSLNLSSNLLQFGPPPHWKLHHLRFADFSYNKISGPGVVSWLLNPVIELLSLKGNKVTGETDFSGSISLQYLDLSSNNFSVTLPTFGECSSLEYLDLSANKYLGDIARTLSPCKSLVYLNVSSNQFSGPVPSLPSGSLQFVYLAANHFHGQIPLSLADLCSTLLQLDLSSNNLTGALPGAFGACTSLQSLDISSNLFAGALPMSVLTQMTSLKELAVAFNGFLGALPESLSKLSALELLDLSSNNFSGSIPASLCGGGDAGINNNLKELYLQNNRFTGFIPPTLSNCSNLVALDLSFNFLTGTIPPSLGSLSNLKDFIIWLNQLHGEIPQELMYLKSLENLILDFNDLTGNIPSGLVNCTKLNWISLSNNRLSGEIPPWIGKLSNLAILKLSNNSFSGRIPPELGDCTSLIWLDLNTNMLTGPIPPELFKQSGKIAVNFISGKTYVYIKNDGSKECHGAGNLLEFAGISQQQLNRISTRNPCNFTRVYGGKLQPTFNHNGSMIFLDISHNMLSGSIPKEIGAMYYLYILNLGHNNVSGSIPQELGKMKNLNILDLSNNRLEGQIPQSLTGLSLLTEIDLSNNLLTGTIPESGQFDTFPAAKFQNNSGLCGVPLGPCGSEPANNGNAQHMKSHRRQASLAGSVAMGLLFSLFCVFGLIIIAIETRKRRKKKEAALEAYGDGNSHSGPANVSWKHTSTREALSINLATFEKPLRKLTFADLLDATNGFHNDSLIGSGGFGDVYKAQLKDGSVVAIKKLIHVSGQGDREFTAEMETIGKIKHRNLVPLLGYCKVGEERLLVYEYMKYGSLEDVLHDQKKAGIKLNWAIRRKIAIGAARGLAFLHHNCIPHIIHRDMKSSNVLLDENLEARVSDFGMARLMSAMDTHLSVSTLAGTPGYVPPEYYQSFRCSTKGDVYSYGVVLLELLTGKRPTDSADFGDNNLVGWVKQHAKLKISDIFDPELMKEDPNLEMELLQHLKIAVSCLDDRPWRRPTMIQVMAMFKEIQAGSGIDSQSTIANDEEGFNAVEMVEMSIKEAPELSKH, from the coding sequence ATGAAAGCTCTGTACAGAAGCTCTCTCTTGCTCTTGCTCTTGCTCTTCATCTCCGTGTGttttgcatcttcttcttctccggtCACTCAGCAACTCCTAAGCTTCAAAAACTCTCTCCCGAACCCATCCCTGCTCCCCAACTGGCTCCCTAACCAAAGCCCGTGCACATTCAGCGGCATCAGCTGCAACGACACAGAGCTCACATCCATAGACCTCAGCTCCGTCCCTCTCAGCACTAACCTAACCGTCATCGCCAGCTTCCTCCTTAGCCTGGACCACCTCCAGTCACTCTCCTTAAAATCCACCAACCTCTCCGGTCCCGCCGCCATGCCTCCTCTCTCCCACTCCCAGTGCTCCTCCTCATTAACCTCCCTAGATCTCTCCCAAAACTCCCTCTCTGCCTCCCTCAACGACATGTCGTTTCTCGCCTCCTGCTCCAACCTCCAATCCCTCAACCTCTCCTCCAACCTCCTCCAATTCGGCCCCCCGCCCCACTGGAAGCTCCACCACCTCCGCTTCGCCGACTTCTCTTACAACAAGATTTCCGGCCCCGGCGTCGTTTCTTGGCTTCTCAACCCCGTCATCGAACTCCTCTCTCTCAAAGGCAACAAAGTCACCGGCGAAACCGACTTCTCCGGCTCAATTTCTCTCCAGTATTTAGACCTTTCTTCCAACAACTTTTCTGTTACGCTTCCTACTTTCGGCGAGTGTTCTTCGCTTGAGTATTTGGACCTCTCCGCTAACAAGTACTTGGGCGACATTGCACGCACTCTCTCCCCTTGCAAGAGCCTCGTTTACCTTAACGTCTCCAGCAACCAGTTCTCCGGTCCGGTTCCTTCCCTTCCCTCCGGTTCGCTACAGTTTGTGTACCTTGCTGCAAACCACTTCCACGGCCAGATTCCTCTCTCCCTCGCCGACCTCTGCTCCACTCTCCTCCAGCTCGATCTCTCCTCCAACAATCTCACCGGCGCTCTTCCCGGCGCGTTCGGCGCGTGCACTTCTCTTCAATCCCTTGACATCTCCAGCAACCTCTTCGCCGGCGCGTTGCCGATGTCGGTTCTCACGCAAATGACCAGCCTGAAAGAGCTCGCGGTTGCGTTCAACGGCTTCCTCGGTGCTCTCCCGGAGTCTCTGTCGAAGCTCTCCGCTCTGGAGTTGCTGGATCTGAGCTCCAACAACTTTAGCGGCTCAATCCCCGCCTCGCTGTGCGGCGGCGGTGACGCTGGGATTAATAATAATCTGAAGGAACTTTATCTGCAGAATAACCGGTTCACGGGTTTTATTCCGCCCACGCTCAGCAACTGTTCAAACCTCGTTGCTTTGGATTTGAGTTTCAACTTCCTCACGGGGACTATTCCTCCGAGCCTAGGGTCTCTTTCGAATCTCAAAGACTTCATCATCTGGCTCAACCAGCTCCACGGGGAGATACCGCAGGAGCTCATGTATCTTAAAAGCCTCGAGAATTTGATCCTGGATTTCAACGACTTGACTGGGAACATTCCCTCTGGCCTCGTTAACTGCACCAAGTTGAACTGGATCTCCCTCTCCAACAACAGGCTCAGCGGCGAGATTCCGCCGTGGATTGGGAAGCTTTCTAATCTCGCCATACTCAAGCTCAGCAATAACTCTTTCTCCGGCCGGATTCCGCCGGAGCTCGGCGACTGTACTAGTTTAATATGGTTGGATCTGAATACAAATATGCTCACCGGGCCCATTCCGCCGGAGCTGTTCAAGCAGTCGGGGAAGATCGCCGTGAATTTCATCAGTGGGAAGACGTATGTGTATATAAAGAACGATGGGAGCAAGGAGTGCCATGGTGCGGGGAACTTGCTTGAGTTTGCGGGGATCAGTCAGCAGCAGCTGAACAGGATTTCGACGAGGAACCCCTGCAATTTCACTAGGGTTTATGGAGGTAAGTTGCAGCCAACGTTTAACCATAATGGTTCTATGATATTTTTGGATATCTCGCACAACATGTTGTCAGGGAGTATTCCCAAGGAGATTGGGGCCATGTACTATTTGTACATTCTCAATTTGGGTCACAATAATGTGTCTGGGAGCATTCCTCAAGAGCTTGGGAAGATGAAGAATCTCAACATTCTTGATCTGTCGAATAATAGACTGGAGGGCCAAATTCCGCAGAGCCTCACGGGGCTTTCTTTGCTCACTGAGATTGACTTGTCCAACAACTTGCTTACCGGGACGATTCCTGAGTCGGGTCAATTTGATACTTTCCCTGCGGCGAAGTTTCAGAACAACTCTGGTCTATGTGGAGTTCCTCTGGGTCCGTGTGGTTCGGAGCCGGCAAACAATGGAAATGCGCAACATATGAAGTCTCACAGGAGGCAGGCTTCTCTGGCGGGGAGTGTGGCCATGGGGTTGTTGTTTTCCCTCTTTTGCGTCTTTGGTTTGATCATTATTGCCATTGAGACcaggaagaggaggaagaagaaggaggcTGCTCTTGAAGCCTATGGTGATGGTAATTCCCATTCGGGTCCGGCCAATGTGAGCTGGAAGCACACCAGTACTCGGGAAGCTCTTAGCATAAACCTTGCAACATTTGAGAAGCCGCTCCGGAAGCTTACTTTTGCGGACCTTCTTGACGCTACCAATGGTTTTCACAACGACAGTCTCATTGGCTCTGGCGGGTTTGGGGATGTGTACAAGGCTCAGTTGAAGGATGGAAGTGTTGTGGCTATCAAGAAGCTGATTCATGTTAGCGGACAAGGGGACAGGGAATTCACCGCTGAAATGGAGACTATTGGGAAAATCAAGCACAGGAACCTTGTTCCCCTGTTGGGATACTGCAAGGTAGGGGAAGAGAGGCTCTTGGTTTATGAGTACATGAAATATGGAAGTTTAGAGGATGTTCTACATGATCAGAAGAAAGCTGGGATCAAGCTGAACTGGGCCATTAGGCGGAAAATTGCTATTGGAGCTGCTAGGGGATTGGCTTTTCTTCACCACAATTGTATCCCCCACATCATTCATAGAGATATGAAGTCGAGCAATGTGTTACTTGATGAAAACCTGGAAGCCAGAGTCTCTGATTTTGGAATGGCTAGGCTTATGAGTGCTATGGATACACATTTGAGTGTGAGCACATTGGCTGGCACACCGGGGTATGTTCCTCCCGAGTACTATCAGAGCTTCAGATGCTCCACAAAAGGTGATGTCTACAGTTATGGTGTGGTTTTGTTGGAGCTGCTAACTGGGAAAAGGCCAACGGACTCGGCTGATTTTGGAGATAATAATCTTGTTGGATGGGTTAAACAACATGCCAAGCTGAAAATCAGTGATATTTTTGACCCGGAGCTCATGAAGGAAGACCCCAATCTGGAGATGGAGCTTTTGCAGCACTTGAAGATTGCGGTTTCCTGTTTGGATGATCGACCGTGGAGGCGTCCGACGATGATTCAAGTGATGGCAATGTTCAAGGAGATTCAGGCGGGATCCGGGATTGATTCTCAGTCAACCATAGCCAATGACGAGGAAGGTTTCAATGCAGTTGAAATGGTGGAGATGAGCATTAAAGAAGCCCCTGAATTGAGCAAGCATTAG